In Halanaeroarchaeum sp. HSR-CO, one DNA window encodes the following:
- a CDS encoding valine--tRNA ligase codes for MTDDIPAEYEPNEIEPKWQRAWQDSDVYEYTDTGATDYIVDTPPPYPTGDLHIGHGLNWSYMDFAARYHRLKGEDVLFPQGWDCHGLPTEVKVEEIHDIHRTDVPREEFREMCVEQTETQIDSMKETMIELGFSQDWSAEFRTMDDSYWEKTQRSFVAMADDEYVYRDEHPVNWCPRCQTAIADAEVENEDREGTLYDITFPGVDGEDVVIATTRPELLAATGAVAVHPDDERYDGRVGDTVEVPLFGQEIEIIEDEEVDPDFGSGAVMISTFGDKQDVTWWAEYDLELRSVLTEDGTLSAEAGEYEGLTIDEAKAQIPKDLDAAGVLEGSEPVEQSVGTCWRCDTPIEILSKDQWFVEVRKEEILEKAREVEWIPEHMYARLEEWTEGMDWDWVISRQRVFATPIPAWQCEECGHWHIADGDELPVDPTDAEPAIDACPECGGESWAGESDVMDTWMDSSITPLHVSGWPDDLGLDEFEPVSLRPQGHDIIRTWAFYTLLRTGGLTGEKPWETILINGMVFGPDGNKMSKSRGNVVQPDEAIEEHSADAVRQALALGGQPGSDVQFQWKEVTAASRFLTKLWNIVRFANGHFDADTADIQDPAYRDADRWILSKATQVAADVEAQMEEYRYDAALQQVREFVWSDLADDYVELVKGRLYGGRPGERDAARKALYTVISAALRMLSPFSPHITDELWHHLPGTEGSVHAATWPQIDVTDEDAEEAGAIIAETAREIRAWKSEQGLPLNADLERVEVYFDEPRERGVDTYDLSETVNAPIRMMEGRPDVELTPVEVDPDESKIGPEFRSKAGDVMAALQAADPAEVQASLDSGGAFEVDIGDEVVELDRDMVAVEEEFRAGSGEEVAVIDVAFGTVLVFP; via the coding sequence ATGACTGACGACATTCCAGCCGAGTACGAACCGAACGAGATCGAGCCGAAGTGGCAACGGGCGTGGCAGGACTCCGACGTCTACGAGTACACCGACACGGGCGCGACCGACTACATCGTCGACACGCCCCCGCCCTACCCGACCGGCGACCTCCACATCGGCCACGGGCTGAACTGGTCGTACATGGACTTCGCCGCCCGGTATCACCGCCTCAAGGGCGAGGACGTGCTCTTCCCGCAGGGATGGGACTGCCACGGCCTCCCCACCGAGGTCAAAGTCGAGGAGATCCACGACATCCACCGGACGGACGTTCCCCGAGAGGAGTTTCGGGAGATGTGCGTCGAGCAGACGGAGACCCAGATCGACTCGATGAAGGAGACGATGATCGAACTGGGGTTCTCCCAGGACTGGTCGGCGGAGTTCCGTACGATGGACGACTCCTACTGGGAGAAGACCCAGCGGTCGTTCGTCGCCATGGCCGACGACGAGTACGTCTACCGCGACGAACACCCCGTCAACTGGTGTCCGCGGTGTCAGACCGCCATCGCCGACGCCGAGGTGGAAAACGAGGACCGTGAGGGCACACTCTACGACATCACGTTCCCCGGCGTCGACGGCGAGGACGTCGTCATCGCCACGACCCGCCCGGAACTGCTCGCCGCGACCGGGGCCGTCGCCGTCCATCCCGACGACGAACGCTACGACGGACGGGTGGGCGACACCGTCGAGGTACCCCTGTTCGGCCAGGAGATCGAGATCATCGAGGACGAAGAGGTCGACCCGGACTTCGGATCCGGCGCCGTGATGATCTCGACGTTCGGGGACAAACAGGACGTCACCTGGTGGGCCGAGTACGACCTCGAACTCCGTTCGGTGCTGACCGAAGACGGCACCCTCTCCGCCGAGGCGGGCGAGTACGAAGGGCTGACCATCGACGAAGCCAAAGCACAGATTCCGAAAGACCTCGACGCAGCGGGCGTGCTCGAGGGCAGCGAACCGGTCGAGCAGTCCGTCGGCACCTGCTGGCGGTGTGATACGCCAATCGAGATCCTCTCGAAAGACCAGTGGTTCGTCGAGGTGCGCAAAGAGGAGATCCTCGAGAAGGCCCGGGAGGTCGAGTGGATCCCCGAGCACATGTACGCCCGCCTCGAGGAGTGGACCGAGGGGATGGACTGGGACTGGGTCATCTCCCGCCAGCGCGTGTTCGCGACGCCGATCCCCGCCTGGCAGTGCGAGGAGTGTGGCCACTGGCACATCGCGGACGGGGACGAACTCCCGGTCGACCCGACCGATGCCGAACCCGCGATCGACGCCTGCCCAGAGTGCGGCGGCGAGTCCTGGGCCGGCGAGAGCGACGTGATGGACACCTGGATGGACTCCTCGATCACGCCGCTGCACGTCTCCGGGTGGCCGGACGACCTCGGTCTCGATGAGTTCGAACCGGTCTCCCTGCGCCCACAGGGACACGACATCATTCGCACCTGGGCGTTCTACACCCTCCTGCGGACCGGCGGCCTGACGGGCGAGAAGCCCTGGGAGACCATCCTGATCAATGGGATGGTCTTCGGGCCGGACGGGAACAAGATGAGCAAGTCGCGGGGCAACGTCGTCCAGCCCGACGAGGCCATCGAGGAGCACTCCGCGGACGCCGTCCGCCAGGCGCTCGCCCTGGGCGGCCAGCCAGGGAGCGACGTGCAGTTCCAGTGGAAGGAAGTCACCGCCGCCTCGCGGTTCCTTACGAAACTCTGGAACATCGTCCGCTTCGCCAACGGCCACTTCGATGCGGACACCGCCGACATCCAGGACCCGGCCTACCGCGACGCGGACCGCTGGATCCTCTCGAAGGCGACCCAGGTCGCCGCGGACGTCGAAGCGCAGATGGAGGAGTACCGCTACGACGCGGCCCTCCAGCAGGTCCGAGAGTTCGTCTGGAGCGACCTCGCCGACGACTACGTCGAGCTCGTGAAGGGACGACTGTACGGCGGGCGACCCGGCGAGCGCGACGCGGCACGCAAGGCCCTCTACACCGTCATCTCGGCCGCACTCCGCATGCTCTCGCCGTTCAGCCCACACATCACCGACGAGCTCTGGCACCACCTGCCGGGCACCGAGGGAAGCGTCCATGCCGCGACGTGGCCACAGATCGACGTCACCGACGAGGACGCAGAGGAAGCCGGGGCGATCATCGCGGAGACCGCCCGCGAGATCCGCGCCTGGAAATCCGAACAAGGGTTGCCCCTCAACGCCGACCTCGAACGGGTCGAGGTCTACTTCGACGAACCGCGCGAGCGGGGCGTCGACACCTACGACCTGAGCGAGACGGTCAACGCCCCGATCCGGATGATGGAGGGGCGCCCGGACGTCGAGTTGACGCCGGTCGAGGTCGACCCCGACGAATCGAAGATCGGTCCCGAGTTCCGGTCGAAGGCCGGCGACGTCATGGCGGCGTTACAGGCGGCGGATCCGGCCGAGGTCCAGGCCAGCCTCGATAGCGGCGGTGCCTTCGAGGTCGACATCGGCGACGAGGTCGTCGAACTCGACCGGGATATGGTCGCCGTCGAAGAGGAGTTCCGGGCCGGGAGCGGCGAGGAGGTCGCGGTCATCGACGTCGCCTTCGGGACCGTCCTCGTCTTCCCCTAG
- a CDS encoding ABC transporter ATP-binding protein has product MAIFETSDLAKEFGGLRALDSVSVSIDRGELVGLIGPNGAGKTTFFNCVTGFLEPTAGTVSFRDEEVTGLPAHELPHRGMVRTFQHSRAHGTMTVRENVKLPALDHPGERAKHALLQTDAMNDREAEIDERATELMDRFGLLEKEDQYAAQLSGGERKLLEIARSLITDPELLLLDEPYAGIDEKSMQTIADYVRELNEEGVTFIVIEHGLEALVELVERLVVLHDGAVIADGDPDSVIRDPQVVEVYLGSRE; this is encoded by the coding sequence ATGGCGATCTTCGAAACCAGTGATCTGGCCAAGGAGTTCGGCGGGCTCCGCGCCCTCGACTCCGTCTCGGTATCGATAGATCGGGGCGAACTGGTCGGTCTGATCGGCCCGAACGGTGCCGGGAAGACGACGTTCTTCAACTGCGTCACCGGGTTCCTGGAGCCGACCGCCGGGACCGTCTCCTTCCGCGACGAGGAGGTGACGGGGCTGCCGGCCCACGAACTCCCTCACCGCGGTATGGTGCGGACCTTCCAGCACTCTCGCGCGCACGGGACGATGACGGTTCGCGAGAACGTCAAACTCCCCGCGCTCGACCATCCGGGAGAACGGGCGAAACACGCACTGTTACAGACGGACGCAATGAACGACCGGGAGGCGGAAATCGACGAGCGAGCCACCGAACTGATGGATCGGTTCGGCCTCCTGGAGAAAGAAGACCAGTACGCAGCCCAGCTCTCGGGTGGTGAACGGAAACTCCTCGAGATCGCCCGATCGCTGATTACCGATCCGGAGCTGTTGTTGCTCGACGAGCCCTACGCCGGCATCGACGAGAAGTCGATGCAGACCATCGCCGACTACGTCCGGGAGCTCAACGAGGAAGGCGTGACCTTCATCGTGATCGAACACGGCCTCGAGGCCCTCGTCGAACTGGTCGAGCGGCTCGTGGTACTTCACGACGGCGCCGTCATCGCCGACGGCGACCCCGACTCCGTCATTCGGGACCCCCAGGTCGTCGAGGTGTACCTGGGCAGCCGGGAGTGA
- a CDS encoding ABC transporter substrate-binding protein, with protein sequence MPQPGKQLDLDRRRYLKHLVGAGAMVGLAGCSGGDGGDGGDGGDGGSDDGTTVEGDTDVSEDSIVIGQPASLTGKWDFLQKAATAMTEMTLAQINDAGGPLGRQVEVSRRDTGVDPQEARTVVEQLTNVDGASVINGLFSSEIAPLQDFLIDNEVPVITPWPGSRDLDDFGGDNGTPGDLSDDEWVWRTIISDSVHTAGAALKMAEEVDTVAVLNGTSAGERSWAEAFMGAAAVIDDLEVVTQLEVEEGKNSYQSDLSRLFGNEFDGWAFSLGLQDAITLLREWSQGGYGKPVMIEDGLQQSELVNTLGSRLEGDDVFVTAGSTSGPAAETVLDQFTEEYPDQDTHPWGIAMYDAITVGALAIHRAGSTDPTEVEKNIGPVSRPPGTEVTNFADGKEALDNGEDINFKGAVSAVEFTDKGDVVGDASVYDVTPDGFTQTGTVNADDIQAILTDSEYGS encoded by the coding sequence ATGCCACAGCCTGGCAAGCAGCTAGATCTGGATCGGCGCCGGTACCTTAAACACCTCGTCGGCGCGGGAGCGATGGTCGGCCTCGCGGGTTGTTCGGGCGGCGACGGTGGTGACGGCGGCGACGGCGGTGATGGCGGGTCCGACGACGGGACCACCGTCGAGGGAGATACCGACGTAAGCGAGGACAGCATCGTTATCGGCCAGCCGGCGAGTCTGACCGGCAAGTGGGACTTCCTCCAGAAGGCCGCGACCGCGATGACCGAGATGACCCTCGCACAGATCAACGACGCCGGCGGTCCACTGGGTCGGCAGGTCGAAGTCAGTCGCCGGGACACCGGCGTCGACCCTCAGGAAGCCAGAACGGTCGTCGAGCAACTGACGAACGTCGACGGAGCCTCGGTCATCAACGGACTCTTCTCGAGTGAGATCGCCCCCCTGCAGGACTTCCTCATCGACAACGAGGTACCGGTCATCACCCCGTGGCCGGGGAGCCGCGACCTCGACGATTTCGGCGGCGACAACGGGACGCCCGGGGACCTCAGCGACGACGAGTGGGTGTGGCGGACGATCATCAGCGACTCGGTCCACACTGCCGGCGCCGCACTGAAAATGGCCGAAGAAGTGGACACGGTAGCGGTATTGAACGGCACGAGCGCAGGTGAACGGTCGTGGGCGGAAGCGTTCATGGGCGCCGCTGCCGTTATCGACGACCTGGAAGTCGTCACTCAACTGGAGGTAGAAGAGGGGAAGAACTCCTACCAGAGTGACCTCTCTCGGCTCTTCGGTAACGAGTTCGACGGGTGGGCCTTCTCGCTTGGGCTCCAGGACGCCATCACGCTGCTGCGGGAGTGGTCACAAGGTGGCTACGGGAAACCCGTGATGATCGAGGACGGACTCCAGCAATCGGAACTCGTCAACACGCTCGGCAGTCGTCTGGAGGGCGATGACGTGTTTGTGACGGCCGGTTCGACGTCCGGACCCGCGGCCGAAACCGTGCTGGACCAGTTCACCGAGGAATACCCCGATCAGGACACTCATCCCTGGGGAATCGCGATGTACGACGCGATCACGGTGGGTGCGCTGGCGATCCACCGGGCGGGGTCGACGGATCCGACCGAGGTAGAGAAGAACATCGGTCCGGTCTCGCGCCCGCCGGGGACGGAGGTGACGAATTTCGCGGACGGCAAAGAAGCGCTCGACAACGGCGAGGACATCAACTTCAAGGGCGCCGTCTCTGCCGTCGAGTTCACCGACAAGGGCGACGTGGTCGGTGACGCGAGCGTCTACGACGTCACCCCAGACGGCTTCACCCAGACGGGGACCGTCAACGCCGACGACATCCAGGCGATCCTCACCGATTCGGAATACGGGTCGTAA
- a CDS encoding universal stress protein gives MYTVLLPLDSDEARARRQAEYVRKLPCSAEEVHAILVHTMTGEERSTPAEMQRADRIGTVRTAKRLLEDAGIETEARDISHPPSEGILEIAAAEDVDEIVMGGRKRSPAEKAILGSITQSVILNADVPVTVTGSG, from the coding sequence ATGTACACCGTCCTTTTGCCACTGGACAGCGACGAGGCGCGGGCACGGCGTCAGGCCGAATACGTACGGAAATTGCCCTGTTCGGCGGAGGAAGTCCACGCGATCCTCGTCCATACGATGACCGGGGAGGAGCGATCGACACCCGCCGAAATGCAGCGCGCGGACCGAATCGGGACCGTACGGACGGCCAAGCGACTCCTCGAAGACGCCGGGATCGAGACGGAAGCCCGGGACATTTCCCATCCGCCGAGCGAGGGGATCCTCGAGATCGCAGCAGCCGAGGACGTCGACGAGATCGTCATGGGCGGCCGGAAACGAAGTCCCGCGGAGAAGGCGATTCTGGGCAGTATCACACAATCGGTGATCCTCAACGCGGACGTCCCGGTCACCGTCACCGGGAGTGGGTGA
- a CDS encoding FAD-binding oxidoreductase: MRVAVIGGGIIGMASGYYLARRGADVTVYEQGGIGNGSTERSAGGIRRQFSTPVNVKLSDRSIEVWDRFEEEFGEDIDYRRSGYLFLARSADVAEQFRETVAMQNDLGVPTELVDPERAADIVPELDAAKFRVGMYLDTDGFADPHLALQGFAQAVPAVGGAVETKTAVTDVLTTDGAVTGVEVEGERVETDFVVNAAGPWAHRVAEMAEVSVPVRPKRRQVLVVEPQRELPESVPLTIDLETGVYFRPEREGTALVGGHFDDEDDPDRDPDHYSQRPDMDWQIEALELATDVAGYFGPDARIRRGWAGLYAVTPDHHPILEETIPGLVSAIGFSGHGFQQAPATGQIVTELIFDGEPSLVDVSQLTSDRFETGDLIDERNVA; encoded by the coding sequence ATGCGAGTGGCAGTTATCGGTGGCGGAATTATCGGGATGGCCAGCGGGTACTATCTCGCACGCCGTGGCGCCGACGTTACCGTCTACGAGCAGGGGGGCATCGGGAACGGGAGCACGGAGCGGTCGGCTGGCGGGATTCGACGACAGTTCTCCACGCCCGTGAACGTGAAACTCTCCGATCGGAGTATCGAAGTCTGGGATCGCTTCGAGGAGGAGTTCGGCGAGGACATCGACTACCGCCGATCCGGCTATCTCTTTCTCGCCCGCTCGGCGGACGTGGCCGAGCAGTTTCGCGAGACGGTGGCGATGCAAAACGACCTGGGCGTCCCGACCGAACTCGTCGACCCGGAACGGGCGGCAGATATCGTCCCGGAACTCGACGCGGCGAAGTTCCGCGTGGGGATGTACCTCGACACGGACGGGTTCGCCGACCCCCACCTGGCCTTGCAGGGGTTCGCCCAGGCCGTTCCCGCGGTCGGCGGCGCCGTCGAGACGAAGACGGCGGTGACCGACGTCCTCACGACGGATGGCGCCGTGACGGGCGTCGAGGTCGAGGGCGAGCGTGTCGAGACCGACTTCGTCGTCAACGCCGCCGGTCCCTGGGCACACCGGGTGGCCGAGATGGCCGAGGTCTCGGTGCCCGTCCGTCCCAAGCGGCGGCAGGTGCTCGTCGTCGAGCCCCAGCGAGAACTCCCCGAATCGGTGCCGCTGACGATCGATCTGGAGACGGGCGTATACTTCCGCCCCGAGCGGGAGGGGACCGCACTGGTCGGCGGGCACTTCGACGACGAAGACGATCCGGACCGGGACCCGGATCACTACTCACAGCGCCCCGACATGGACTGGCAGATCGAGGCCCTCGAACTGGCGACGGACGTGGCGGGGTACTTCGGCCCGGACGCCCGAATCCGTCGGGGCTGGGCGGGACTGTACGCCGTGACGCCCGACCATCATCCTATTCTCGAGGAGACCATCCCGGGATTGGTCTCGGCGATCGGCTTCTCCGGTCACGGCTTCCAGCAGGCGCCGGCGACGGGCCAGATCGTCACGGAACTGATCTTCGACGGCGAGCCGTCGCTCGTCGACGTCTCACAGCTGACCAGCGATCGGTTCGAGACGGGGGACCTGATCGACGAACGGAACGTGGCCTGA
- a CDS encoding ABC transporter ATP-binding protein codes for MLLDVEDLTAGYGDLEIVHDVSVTVDEGEYVALIGPNGAGKTTLLKSIFGFADRLSGSVRLRGEDIFQTDPEEIIRRGVSFVPQEENVFAPLSVKENLRMGAYTRDEIPEEILAEIYERFPRLEERTEQKAGTLSGGERKMLAVARALITEPDLLVLDEPSSGLAPNLVTELFDEIDAINAEGTAIFVVEQNAEEVLKRGDRGYVLTQGKIQMEDDCAALLDAPEVQENYLGG; via the coding sequence ATGCTACTCGACGTCGAAGATCTGACGGCGGGGTACGGTGATCTGGAGATCGTACACGACGTGAGCGTGACCGTCGACGAGGGGGAGTACGTCGCGCTCATCGGCCCCAACGGAGCCGGAAAGACGACGCTGTTGAAGTCGATCTTCGGATTCGCCGATCGGCTGTCCGGATCGGTCCGGTTACGGGGCGAGGACATCTTCCAGACGGATCCGGAGGAGATCATTCGTCGCGGCGTGAGTTTCGTTCCCCAGGAGGAGAACGTCTTCGCCCCGCTCTCCGTCAAGGAGAACCTCCGCATGGGCGCATACACACGGGACGAGATTCCCGAGGAGATTCTCGCGGAGATCTACGAGCGGTTCCCCCGTCTCGAGGAACGGACCGAACAGAAAGCCGGGACACTCTCGGGCGGGGAACGGAAGATGCTCGCGGTCGCGCGAGCACTGATCACCGAACCCGATCTACTCGTCCTCGACGAGCCCAGTTCCGGCCTCGCGCCCAACCTCGTCACGGAGCTCTTCGACGAGATCGATGCGATCAATGCCGAGGGGACGGCGATCTTCGTCGTCGAGCAGAACGCCGAGGAGGTACTCAAGCGGGGCGACCGAGGCTACGTGCTGACGCAGGGGAAAATACAGATGGAAGACGACTGTGCCGCCTTGCTGGACGCCCCCGAGGTCCAGGAGAACTACCTGGGCGGGTAG
- a CDS encoding branched-chain amino acid ABC transporter permease, with product MTTVPSIPTVGRDGDGHLYVLAALMAVAGIAIKVAGVGVAFPSQGLVVLEVLSFLLLYGLVILGLNVQFGYTGLVNFGPVLFFAVGAYTTAMLASTAGTATSAITFGLPWGVALIAGVVLAGIVGGLLGVTTLELRGDYLAIVTLAAAEIFHGVAYSLQNITGGQNGIGQVPTIFDASTNEASAIVVILVLGGLLLASYGVINRLTESPYGRVLRAIRSDEDATEALGKPTFDYKLWVMVYGAALMGLAGGLLALYNGAMAPGFVTIDLTVTVWVAMLIGGAGNHRGVIGGLVIVMGFRLLTRFFNQAFPVSQTEFASLRLMMLGLLLIVIIRYRPEGLWGNPEEMEVS from the coding sequence ATGACGACCGTTCCGTCGATTCCGACCGTCGGACGGGATGGTGACGGTCACCTCTACGTCCTGGCGGCTCTTATGGCGGTCGCGGGGATCGCGATCAAAGTGGCAGGCGTCGGTGTGGCCTTCCCCAGTCAGGGCCTCGTCGTCCTCGAAGTCCTCTCGTTCCTGCTCCTGTACGGTCTGGTGATTCTCGGCCTGAACGTCCAGTTCGGCTACACGGGGCTGGTCAACTTCGGCCCGGTCCTGTTCTTCGCTGTGGGGGCGTACACGACGGCCATGCTCGCCTCGACAGCCGGTACCGCTACCTCGGCGATCACCTTCGGATTGCCGTGGGGGGTCGCGCTGATCGCTGGCGTGGTCCTCGCGGGGATCGTCGGTGGCCTCCTTGGCGTGACGACACTGGAACTCCGTGGAGATTACCTCGCGATCGTCACGCTGGCGGCCGCCGAGATCTTCCACGGGGTGGCCTACAGCTTGCAAAACATTACCGGTGGCCAGAACGGCATCGGACAGGTGCCAACGATCTTCGACGCGTCGACGAACGAGGCCTCCGCAATCGTGGTGATCCTCGTCCTCGGCGGCCTCCTGCTCGCGTCATACGGCGTGATCAATCGCCTCACTGAATCGCCTTACGGCAGGGTATTGCGGGCGATTCGCAGCGACGAGGACGCGACCGAAGCGCTCGGCAAACCGACCTTCGATTACAAACTCTGGGTGATGGTCTACGGTGCCGCACTCATGGGACTGGCCGGCGGCCTGCTCGCCCTGTACAACGGGGCCATGGCTCCCGGGTTCGTCACGATCGACCTCACGGTGACCGTCTGGGTCGCCATGTTGATCGGCGGTGCCGGCAACCATCGTGGCGTGATCGGCGGGCTGGTGATCGTGATGGGGTTCCGGCTGCTCACTCGCTTTTTCAACCAGGCCTTCCCGGTCTCACAGACGGAGTTCGCCTCGTTGCGCCTGATGATGCTGGGGCTCTTGCTCATCGTCATCATCCGCTACAGGCCCGAAGGACTCTGGGGTAACCCCGAGGAGATGGAGGTGAGCTAA
- a CDS encoding ferredoxin family protein produces MAVLEATTGEAVRISLDKQLCKGCEICVSQCPTDVFGMAGSPPERYPVVEAVDDCVDCGICELICPDFALSVEGVDE; encoded by the coding sequence ATGGCTGTACTCGAGGCGACGACGGGTGAGGCCGTCCGTATCTCGCTCGACAAGCAACTCTGTAAAGGGTGTGAGATCTGCGTCTCGCAGTGTCCGACGGACGTCTTCGGGATGGCTGGCTCGCCACCGGAGCGATATCCGGTCGTCGAGGCCGTCGACGACTGCGTGGACTGTGGCATCTGCGAACTCATCTGTCCGGATTTCGCGCTGTCGGTGGAGGGCGTCGATGAGTGA
- a CDS encoding ornithine cyclodeaminase family protein, with product MRILTASDVRSVLEMDTVLDVIEDAFEKQRTGDVERPDRPHYPVGIGRNQAAPDEPYGTGLVMPAYIHGAPYFATKLVSVHDGNPDRGLPTVNAQIAVNDAETGLPVALMDGTHVTSARTGAIGGLAARHLTTGDLAIGVVGAGTQARWQIRAIDAATTIESVTFFDLDGEILDAAVAELDDEIEAPVTAADSAATAVAGADLVVTATTSPAPVFDGKELGDDTVVVAIGAYTPEMQEIGPTTFERAAAVFADVPEEVADIGDVREAPIDEDDLLPYGDLLAGAVDPPDGIVVVDSVGSAVMDAATAEYVYDLADERDLGTVVDLAD from the coding sequence ATGCGCATACTCACCGCCTCCGACGTCCGGTCAGTCCTGGAGATGGATACGGTACTTGACGTCATCGAGGACGCCTTCGAGAAGCAACGGACTGGCGATGTCGAACGGCCGGACCGACCACACTATCCGGTCGGCATCGGTCGCAACCAAGCGGCGCCCGACGAGCCGTACGGAACCGGGCTGGTCATGCCGGCGTACATCCACGGCGCCCCGTACTTCGCGACGAAACTGGTGAGCGTCCACGATGGCAATCCCGACCGGGGCCTCCCGACGGTCAACGCACAGATCGCGGTGAACGACGCGGAAACCGGGCTTCCTGTCGCTCTGATGGACGGGACCCACGTGACGAGCGCTCGCACCGGCGCGATCGGCGGGCTGGCCGCTCGGCATCTGACGACGGGCGATCTCGCGATCGGCGTCGTGGGAGCGGGGACACAGGCGCGATGGCAGATCCGCGCGATCGACGCCGCCACCACCATCGAATCGGTGACGTTCTTCGACCTCGACGGGGAGATCCTCGACGCGGCGGTCGCCGAACTCGACGACGAAATCGAGGCGCCGGTGACGGCCGCCGACAGCGCAGCCACGGCTGTCGCGGGGGCGGACCTCGTCGTCACGGCGACGACCAGCCCAGCACCGGTGTTCGACGGGAAGGAACTCGGCGACGACACCGTCGTGGTCGCGATCGGCGCCTACACGCCGGAGATGCAGGAGATCGGGCCGACGACCTTCGAACGCGCCGCAGCCGTCTTCGCCGACGTCCCCGAGGAAGTCGCCGACATCGGCGACGTCCGCGAGGCCCCGATCGACGAAGACGACCTGCTACCGTACGGCGATCTTCTCGCCGGCGCGGTCGACCCCCCAGACGGCATCGTGGTCGTCGACAGCGTCGGGTCGGCCGTCATGGACGCCGCCACCGCCGAGTACGTCTACGACCTGGCGGACGAACGGGACCTGGGGACCGTCGTCGACCTGGCCGATTGA
- a CDS encoding branched-chain amino acid ABC transporter permease — MALAQSVIFALEAGSYLAVATVGFTLIYGVVNMINFAYGEYMTIGAYTAFISMQLFDVGVLLTIPIVIVVSMVAGYAISRVTFVPMRGAGAVPLLLASIGLGMLLRNGYRLVGGANIRFIDFRVQVYRTEALGGFFINTRHGLVIGSAFVVFVLIHVLMTRTNAGIAMRATSHSELLARASGINTDRVRRNVWLMSSGLAGFSGFLLGLTSSIAPLMGFDEVLLVIAAAILGGVGSVYGAVIGAYVIGFVMIFSSSYLPGAISNLGTVFAFLLLIIMLLVRPTGIADVAEGDV, encoded by the coding sequence ATGGCGTTGGCTCAATCGGTCATTTTCGCGCTGGAAGCGGGATCGTACCTCGCGGTCGCCACGGTCGGGTTCACCCTGATCTACGGCGTCGTGAACATGATCAACTTCGCGTACGGAGAGTACATGACGATCGGCGCCTATACCGCGTTCATTTCGATGCAACTCTTCGACGTCGGCGTGTTACTGACGATCCCGATCGTTATCGTCGTCTCGATGGTCGCGGGCTACGCGATTTCACGTGTTACCTTCGTGCCGATGCGGGGTGCCGGAGCAGTTCCGTTGTTGCTCGCTTCGATCGGCCTGGGGATGTTGTTGCGCAACGGGTATCGACTCGTCGGCGGTGCCAACATCCGGTTCATCGACTTTCGCGTGCAGGTGTACCGGACCGAGGCGCTCGGTGGATTCTTCATCAACACCCGCCACGGGCTGGTCATCGGGAGTGCGTTCGTGGTGTTCGTCCTCATCCACGTCCTGATGACGCGAACGAACGCCGGGATCGCCATGCGAGCGACCAGCCACAGCGAACTGCTCGCTCGGGCCTCCGGCATCAACACGGACCGCGTCCGGCGGAACGTCTGGTTGATGTCCTCCGGGCTGGCTGGCTTCTCGGGGTTCCTCCTCGGCCTCACCTCTTCGATCGCCCCACTGATGGGCTTCGACGAGGTGTTGCTCGTCATCGCCGCCGCGATTCTGGGCGGGGTCGGGAGCGTCTATGGCGCGGTCATCGGTGCGTACGTGATCGGCTTCGTGATGATTTTCTCATCGTCCTATCTTCCCGGAGCCATCTCTAATCTCGGGACCGTGTTTGCCTTCCTGCTCCTGATAATCATGTTGCTCGTCAGACCAACGGGAATCGCCGACGTAGCGGAGGGTGACGTATGA